From a single Bacillus sp. NEB1478 genomic region:
- a CDS encoding phosphotransferase, with translation MQNTEYQPSVNQVRKLLDSQFPLLASMEIKKLGEGLDNTVYLVGEDYVFRFPRLESTVPGLRREWKILPELESVIDLPFSKPLFYGEGDENYPFPFLGYPFMRGSFPIGLGDEQRAMSAVILAQFLKRLHSFPLETARDLGLLNDARDLFNIKDRKEYVINRFLGDLSLHLEKNEYETLSNYLNQLDTDFVQQREVFLHGDLHFKNIMVDEAGEISGIIDWGDMGIGHPACDLSAVYSILSSQSRGAFYEVYGEVDEETKVLARFIAVFIAIVLLLQAVEDKDDAVLVEAKATIKRALTD, from the coding sequence ATGCAGAATACAGAATATCAACCATCAGTGAATCAGGTCCGTAAATTATTAGACAGCCAGTTTCCACTTTTAGCGTCTATGGAAATCAAAAAATTAGGTGAAGGACTTGATAATACGGTTTACCTGGTTGGAGAGGATTATGTTTTTCGTTTCCCAAGGCTGGAAAGTACAGTACCAGGACTAAGAAGAGAGTGGAAAATCCTTCCTGAACTTGAAAGTGTTATTGATCTTCCTTTTTCAAAGCCATTATTTTACGGAGAAGGAGATGAAAATTATCCGTTTCCATTTCTCGGCTATCCTTTTATGAGAGGAAGCTTTCCAATCGGACTGGGTGATGAGCAGCGAGCAATGTCTGCAGTAATCCTGGCTCAATTCCTAAAACGATTACATAGCTTTCCATTAGAAACCGCTCGTGATCTCGGACTATTAAACGACGCACGTGATTTGTTCAATATCAAGGATAGAAAAGAATATGTAATAAACCGCTTTTTGGGTGACTTATCTCTACATCTAGAAAAAAATGAGTATGAGACCCTGTCGAACTATTTAAATCAGTTAGACACTGATTTTGTTCAGCAAAGAGAAGTCTTTCTTCATGGTGATCTTCATTTTAAAAATATCATGGTGGATGAAGCGGGGGAAATCTCTGGAATCATCGACTGGGGAGATATGGGGATCGGTCATCCTGCTTGTGATTTAAGTGCGGTTTATAGTATTTTGTCCTCACAATCAAGAGGAGCTTTTTATGAAGTATATGGAGAAGTTGATGAAGAAACAAAGGTGTTAGCTAGATTCATAGCCGTTTTTATCGCGATAGTATTGTTGCTCCAAGCCGTTGAAGACAAAGATGATGCGGTCTTAGTGGAAGCGAAGGCAACGATAAAGCGTGCTCTTACAGATTGA
- a CDS encoding haloacid dehalogenase type II, with protein MTIKAYVFDAYGTLFDVHSVSETADRLFPGKGKEISQQWRKKQVEYFMLHQITGNYKPFSDVTRNALLYTLKNLNEECKENEIEQLMDSYLELDVYEEVIETLQLLKDNGKRRTIYSNGTYNMLEPLVEKRELHNLLDILSVDDVKQYKPAAAAYKYALEKLELERHEVLFMSSNFWDITGAKSFGFRTAWINRSGLEPDVIGIQPDYIFEVLRGILNV; from the coding sequence ATGACAATAAAAGCTTATGTATTTGATGCCTATGGTACTCTTTTTGATGTCCATTCGGTTTCGGAAACGGCAGATCGCCTGTTCCCGGGTAAAGGAAAAGAGATCAGTCAGCAATGGCGCAAAAAACAAGTCGAATATTTTATGCTTCATCAGATCACAGGAAATTACAAACCTTTCTCTGATGTGACGCGAAATGCACTTTTATATACTTTAAAAAATCTGAATGAAGAATGCAAAGAAAATGAAATTGAGCAGTTGATGGATTCGTATCTAGAATTAGATGTATACGAGGAAGTAATAGAAACCCTTCAGCTTTTAAAAGATAACGGAAAAAGAAGAACCATCTATTCAAACGGTACATACAACATGCTCGAGCCCCTTGTTGAAAAAAGAGAGCTCCATAATTTGCTTGATATTTTATCTGTCGATGATGTGAAACAGTACAAACCAGCGGCAGCAGCCTATAAATATGCTCTCGAAAAACTAGAATTGGAACGGCACGAGGTATTATTTATGAGCTCGAACTTTTGGGATATTACAGGTGCAAAATCATTTGGTTTCCGGACCGCCTGGATCAACAGATCTGGATTAGAACCCGATGTAATCGGGATTCAACCGGATTATATTTTTGAGGTTCTGAGAGGGATACTGAACGTTTAG
- a CDS encoding lipopolysaccharide assembly protein LapA domain-containing protein: protein MKMQLYLIFGFIFTLVIATFAVINVGDVEINYLFGTAKWPLVLVILGSAGIGGLTVGLFSLMKIIQLQRQVKKLHGLHNEKETWNANQKRETVTTKNVEQPQEIPYERAEEK, encoded by the coding sequence ATGAAAATGCAATTGTACTTAATTTTTGGATTTATTTTTACCCTTGTGATTGCAACGTTTGCCGTCATTAATGTAGGCGATGTTGAAATCAATTATCTTTTTGGAACCGCAAAATGGCCGCTCGTACTTGTAATTCTAGGATCCGCAGGTATTGGAGGTTTGACGGTTGGTCTTTTCAGTTTAATGAAAATCATTCAGCTGCAAAGACAAGTTAAAAAGCTGCACGGACTTCATAATGAAAAAGAAACTTGGAATGCTAATCAGAAAAGAGAAACTGTAACAACAAAAAATGTGGAACAACCTCAAGAAATTCCTTATGAGAGAGCGGAAGAGAAATAA
- a CDS encoding HYR domain-containing protein — MPIINPSFETGNFTGWTVTIPTGGSAAVVTSFTTPFAPTLTFNPVNGNFFALLKTDGPDNFTSVSQTFSACAGDTISGWTFFQSPEIPITQFNDFAEVRILLGAAVVATPYFASVNTTGDTGWVNWTHTFISPGTYTLVARVTNVGRAAFDSFMGLDAISLVTAPLTITCPGNITVSNDPGECGAVVNYPDPIVSCLGVSSTCSPPSGSFFPAGTTTVTCTATDASGNTATCTFTATVNDTEPPTITCPPSITVPNDPGECGAVVNYPDPLVSDNCPGVTSSCSPPSGSFFPAGTTTVTCSATDASGNTANCTFTVTVNDTEPPTITCPPNIIITGDPDLGGAIVNYSNPVVSDNCPGAIAICSPPSSSLFPFGTTTVTCTATDAAGNTAACSFTVTVVEQRFRLSSKMIINLRLKLLQNQQIRIETDEND, encoded by the coding sequence ATGCCAATTATTAATCCAAGTTTTGAAACGGGTAACTTCACCGGATGGACTGTAACTATACCAACAGGCGGTTCAGCCGCTGTTGTTACTTCATTTACAACTCCATTTGCTCCTACTCTTACTTTTAATCCGGTTAACGGTAATTTCTTTGCACTGCTTAAAACTGACGGTCCAGATAATTTTACCAGTGTTTCGCAAACATTTTCTGCATGTGCGGGCGATACAATTTCAGGATGGACCTTTTTTCAGTCTCCGGAAATTCCCATTACTCAATTTAACGATTTTGCGGAGGTACGAATTTTATTAGGAGCAGCTGTAGTAGCTACTCCTTATTTTGCTTCGGTCAACACAACAGGGGATACTGGTTGGGTTAATTGGACTCATACTTTTATTTCCCCTGGAACTTATACTTTAGTAGCGCGTGTCACTAATGTTGGACGTGCTGCATTTGATTCTTTTATGGGACTGGATGCAATCAGTTTAGTAACAGCACCGTTAACGATTACATGTCCAGGTAACATTACGGTATCCAATGATCCTGGAGAATGTGGAGCAGTCGTAAACTACCCAGATCCTATCGTTTCATGTCTTGGTGTTTCAAGCACTTGTTCACCACCATCTGGATCTTTCTTCCCAGCAGGAACGACAACGGTTACTTGTACTGCGACTGATGCTTCTGGTAATACAGCGACCTGCACGTTTACCGCAACAGTGAACGATACAGAGCCGCCAACCATTACCTGTCCGCCTAGCATCACAGTACCGAATGATCCTGGAGAATGTGGAGCAGTCGTAAACTACCCAGATCCTCTCGTTTCCGATAATTGTCCTGGTGTAACGAGTTCTTGTTCACCACCATCTGGATCTTTCTTCCCAGCAGGAACGACAACGGTTACTTGTTCTGCGACCGATGCTTCTGGTAATACAGCGAACTGCACGTTTACCGTAACTGTGAACGATACAGAACCGCCAACCATTACCTGTCCGCCTAACATCATAATAACTGGTGACCCAGATCTTGGCGGGGCAATTGTTAACTACTCAAATCCTGTCGTTTCCGATAATTGTCCAGGCGCTATCGCAATTTGTTCTCCGCCTTCAAGCTCCTTATTCCCATTCGGAACAACAACTGTAACTTGTACAGCGACTGATGCAGCAGGGAACACAGCTGCATGTTCGTTTACAGTAACTGTAGTAGAGCAAAGGTTCAGACTATCATCAAAAATGATAATAAATCTAAGGCTGAAATTACTTCAAAACCAACAAATTCGTATAGAAACGGACGAGAATGACTAA